Proteins encoded in a region of the Pontibacillus halophilus JSM 076056 = DSM 19796 genome:
- the ctaD gene encoding cytochrome c oxidase subunit I, whose product MSTAYAEKSGFGATLWDYLTTVDHKKIAILYLIGGGFFFLLGGLEALIIRAQLLFPDNELIQAGTYNQIFTMHGTTMIFLAAMPLIFALMNAIVPLQIGARDVAFPFLNSLGFWLFLFGGVLLNCSWFLGGAPDAGWTAYAPLSTTAEGHGVDFYALGLQISGAGTLIAGINFLVTIVNMRAPGMTYMRMPLFTWTSFVTSVLILFAFPALTVGLFLMMFDRLFGANFFDPAMGGNHIIWEHLFWIFGHPEVYILVLPIFGLFSDIISTFSKKRLFGYSAMVFAVVLIGFLGFMVWAHHMFTTGLGPIANSIFAIATMAIAVPTGIKIFNWLFTMWGGSIHMTTAMLWAVAFIPSFTLGGFGGVMLAAAAADYQYHDTYFVVAHFHYVIVGGVVFGVFAGLHYWWPKMFGKVLNEKLGKWAFWPFFFGFHLTFFIQHFLGLMGMPRRYWKFQPDQGLELGNIVSSSGAVLMTIGAVIFLINVVYTSIKGEDAGADPWDGRTLEWAIPSPPPFYNFKQTPLIRGLDPLFIEKQQGNGKMTPAEPLGDIHMPNNSIVPFIMSFGLFVAGFGLIYQVDDATWLWAVGIGLAITLFSMLFRSVKDDLGYHIHKEDLEEEADAE is encoded by the coding sequence GTGAGTACAGCCTATGCTGAAAAAAGCGGCTTTGGTGCAACTCTTTGGGACTACCTTACAACCGTAGACCATAAGAAGATTGCCATACTTTATTTAATTGGAGGAGGATTTTTCTTCCTTCTTGGTGGTTTAGAAGCGTTAATTATTCGAGCGCAATTACTATTTCCAGACAATGAATTAATCCAGGCAGGTACGTACAACCAAATCTTTACGATGCATGGTACGACGATGATATTCCTGGCTGCGATGCCTTTAATCTTTGCTTTAATGAACGCAATTGTCCCGCTACAAATTGGTGCACGAGATGTTGCGTTCCCGTTCTTGAATTCACTCGGTTTCTGGCTGTTTTTGTTTGGTGGTGTGCTTCTTAACTGCTCGTGGTTCCTTGGTGGAGCCCCAGATGCAGGTTGGACAGCATATGCCCCGTTATCCACGACCGCAGAAGGTCATGGGGTAGATTTTTATGCCCTTGGCTTACAAATTTCGGGAGCAGGTACACTTATTGCCGGAATTAACTTTTTAGTTACAATTGTAAATATGCGTGCTCCAGGTATGACTTACATGAGGATGCCATTATTCACTTGGACATCATTTGTAACAAGTGTGTTAATCTTATTTGCGTTCCCTGCCTTAACGGTAGGTTTGTTCCTTATGATGTTCGATCGATTGTTTGGGGCAAATTTCTTTGACCCGGCGATGGGTGGTAACCACATAATTTGGGAGCATTTGTTCTGGATTTTTGGTCACCCAGAAGTATACATTCTTGTACTACCAATCTTCGGTTTGTTTAGTGATATTATTTCCACATTTTCTAAGAAACGTTTGTTCGGATATTCTGCGATGGTCTTCGCGGTTGTCCTAATTGGCTTCTTAGGTTTCATGGTTTGGGCACACCATATGTTTACAACTGGTTTAGGTCCAATTGCCAACTCCATCTTCGCAATTGCTACGATGGCAATCGCAGTACCAACTGGGATTAAAATCTTTAACTGGCTGTTTACGATGTGGGGCGGAAGTATTCACATGACGACCGCTATGCTTTGGGCTGTTGCCTTTATTCCATCCTTTACACTAGGTGGATTTGGTGGGGTAATGCTTGCTGCAGCTGCTGCGGACTATCAGTATCATGATACGTATTTCGTTGTTGCGCACTTCCACTACGTAATTGTCGGTGGGGTAGTGTTCGGTGTATTTGCAGGCCTTCATTATTGGTGGCCTAAGATGTTTGGTAAAGTGTTAAATGAAAAGCTAGGGAAGTGGGCGTTCTGGCCGTTCTTCTTTGGATTCCATTTAACGTTCTTTATCCAACACTTCCTAGGCTTGATGGGAATGCCTCGTCGTTACTGGAAGTTCCAACCGGACCAAGGGCTTGAACTTGGAAACATTGTGAGCTCATCCGGAGCAGTACTGATGACGATTGGAGCGGTCATCTTCCTAATTAACGTTGTGTATACATCAATTAAAGGTGAGGATGCTGGGGCAGACCCGTGGGATGGTCGAACGCTTGAATGGGCAATTCCATCGCCGCCACCATTCTATAACTTTAAGCAAACTCCACTCATTCGTGGTTTAGATCCACTGTTCATTGAAAAGCAGCAAGGGAATGGAAAGATGACCCCTGCTGAACCGCTTGGTGACATTCACATGCCGAACAATTCCATTGTTCCATTCATTATGTCATTTGGATTGTTTGTTGCAGGATTTGGTTTGATCTACCAAGTTGATGATGCCACTTGGCTTTGGGCTGTCGGGATTGGGCTTGCCATTACGCTATTCAGCATGCTTTTCCGTTCTGTTAAGGATGACTTAGGCTATCACATCCATAAAGAGGACTTAGAAGAGGAGGCTGATGCAGAATGA
- the coxB gene encoding cytochrome c oxidase subunit II: protein MKGWMGKSRILFSLTLLMLVLSGCGKTNLTALDPKGEGAESIYDLMMLSVIIMTGVGIVVLVIYTFVLIRYRRREGHEDYVPKQTEGNKFLEILWTVIPILLLVVLAIPTVQKTFMLADTTPSAEDEKDAIKIEVSGQLYWWHYTYNGQEIQASQDLYIPTGERVYLNLKSQDVIHSFWVPSLAGKMDTNPGENENEMFIQAYEEGVYYGKCTEFCGPSHSIMDFKIVAVSPEEFDQWVSDMQNVNADATPESASAQEGKELFKQQACIGCHAIGSYPNSNVGPNLTNFGDRVEIAGVLDNDKESLVDWLQDPEKYKPGNLMTGKYGDTESAKPLTDEEASKIADYLLQLKPSEVSPESAEADE from the coding sequence ATGAAGGGATGGATGGGAAAATCACGGATTTTGTTTTCACTAACCTTGCTTATGCTAGTGTTAAGCGGCTGTGGGAAAACGAATCTAACGGCTCTTGATCCTAAGGGGGAAGGCGCTGAGTCTATTTATGACCTCATGATGTTAAGCGTTATCATTATGACTGGAGTCGGAATTGTCGTTCTCGTGATTTACACGTTTGTGCTTATACGGTATCGCCGTAGAGAAGGGCATGAGGATTATGTGCCTAAGCAAACGGAAGGTAACAAGTTTTTAGAGATTTTATGGACTGTAATCCCGATTTTGCTACTTGTTGTATTGGCGATTCCAACTGTGCAGAAAACATTTATGTTAGCCGACACAACACCTTCTGCTGAAGATGAGAAGGATGCAATTAAAATTGAGGTAAGCGGTCAGCTGTACTGGTGGCATTATACTTATAATGGTCAGGAAATTCAGGCAAGTCAAGATTTATACATTCCGACCGGTGAACGAGTATACTTAAATCTTAAATCTCAAGATGTTATTCACTCTTTCTGGGTTCCATCACTAGCAGGGAAAATGGATACAAACCCAGGTGAGAACGAAAACGAAATGTTCATTCAAGCATATGAAGAGGGCGTTTACTACGGTAAATGTACAGAATTTTGTGGACCTTCACACTCTATTATGGACTTCAAGATTGTAGCTGTAAGTCCTGAAGAGTTCGACCAATGGGTGAGCGATATGCAGAATGTAAATGCAGATGCTACTCCAGAATCTGCTTCTGCTCAAGAAGGTAAGGAACTCTTCAAACAGCAAGCATGTATAGGTTGCCACGCAATCGGATCGTACCCTAACTCTAATGTAGGTCCGAACTTAACAAACTTCGGCGATCGCGTCGAAATTGCTGGTGTTCTCGATAATGATAAAGAAAGTCTTGTCGATTGGTTGCAGGACCCTGAGAAATATAAGCCTGGCAACTTGATGACAGGGAAATATGGAGACACCGAGTCTGCGAAGCCGTTAACGGATGAAGAAGCTAGCAAAATTGCAGACTATCTTCTTCAGTTAAAACCGTCTGAAGTTTCACCTGAATCTGCCGAGGCAGACGAATAG
- the cyoE gene encoding heme o synthase: MNNPETVDTTSRVMNASAKDQDVRSLWADISSLIKTGIIYSNLMTAFAGFWLALYFADAPFLANWPAFVLSMAGTAFIIAGGCIINNYYDRDIDQIMSRTKQRPTVTGTMSLQTILVMGIIVSIIGVILLSFTTWTATAIGIFGWFAYVVLYTMWSKRRYTLNTAIGSLSGAVPPLIGWAAIDPNLHFVAWVLFLIMFIWQTPHFLALAMKKTDEYGKAGIPMLPVVHGFNMTKRQIIIYVACLLPLPFYLASLGTIFTTIAIIITVGWFVLGVAGFFMKNDLKWASLMFVYSLNYLTIMFVGMVVATLPPLF, from the coding sequence ATGAATAATCCAGAAACAGTCGACACAACTTCTCGAGTGATGAATGCATCTGCAAAAGATCAAGATGTTCGTTCCCTGTGGGCAGACATCTCATCTTTGATTAAGACCGGCATTATTTATTCCAATTTAATGACGGCATTTGCTGGCTTTTGGTTAGCGCTATACTTTGCTGATGCTCCTTTCCTTGCTAATTGGCCGGCATTCGTTCTGTCAATGGCAGGAACCGCTTTCATTATCGCGGGTGGTTGTATCATAAATAACTATTACGATCGTGACATTGATCAAATTATGTCACGAACAAAACAGCGTCCGACCGTAACCGGAACGATGTCATTGCAGACCATCTTGGTTATGGGAATTATCGTTTCTATAATTGGAGTAATCTTATTGTCCTTTACCACATGGACAGCTACTGCAATCGGAATCTTTGGTTGGTTTGCCTATGTTGTTCTTTATACAATGTGGTCGAAACGACGCTATACGCTGAATACTGCAATTGGTAGTTTATCTGGTGCTGTGCCTCCTTTAATTGGTTGGGCAGCAATAGACCCTAACTTGCACTTTGTTGCTTGGGTACTATTCTTAATTATGTTTATTTGGCAGACGCCGCACTTCTTAGCACTTGCTATGAAGAAAACCGATGAATATGGCAAAGCAGGTATTCCAATGTTGCCAGTTGTTCATGGGTTTAACATGACTAAGCGTCAAATTATAATTTATGTTGCATGTTTATTACCACTACCATTTTATCTTGCATCGTTAGGAACGATTTTCACAACGATTGCCATTATCATAACTGTAGGCTGGTTTGTATTAGGGGTTGCCGGCTTCTTTATGAAGAATGATTTAAAATGGGCTTCACTTATGTTTGTCTATTCTCTCAATTATTTGACCATCATGTTTGTAGGGATGGTTGTGGCGACACTGCCGCCTTTATTCTAA
- a CDS encoding cytochrome (ubi)quinol oxidase subunit III produces MSDQQLERLTPETMPRDPEKATLEGKNKFLGFWFFLGGETVLFASLFGTYLALNNSPAGGPTADELFGLELVFIMTMLLLTSSLTSVYAIYHMKNLDYGKMQTWMWITVLLGFAFLGCEIYEFYEYVHHDGFGFTTSAFSSAFYTLVGFHGAHVTFGLLWIVALLLRNAKRGLNLYNAPKFYVASLYWHFIDVVWVFIFTVVYLMGKVG; encoded by the coding sequence ATGAGCGACCAACAATTAGAGCGTTTAACACCTGAAACGATGCCCCGTGACCCAGAGAAGGCCACATTGGAAGGAAAGAATAAATTTCTTGGGTTCTGGTTCTTCTTAGGCGGAGAGACCGTACTATTTGCAAGCTTGTTCGGTACGTATCTCGCTTTAAACAATTCACCTGCGGGGGGACCTACAGCTGATGAATTGTTTGGGCTTGAACTCGTCTTCATTATGACGATGTTGCTGTTAACAAGTTCCCTTACGAGTGTGTATGCCATTTATCATATGAAGAACTTGGATTATGGAAAGATGCAGACGTGGATGTGGATTACCGTATTACTCGGTTTCGCGTTCCTTGGCTGTGAGATCTATGAATTCTATGAGTATGTTCATCATGATGGATTTGGCTTCACGACTTCTGCATTCAGTTCTGCCTTCTACACATTAGTCGGTTTCCACGGAGCTCACGTCACGTTTGGTTTGTTATGGATTGTCGCACTTCTCTTGAGAAACGCTAAGAGAGGGCTGAACTTGTATAACGCACCGAAGTTTTATGTGGCGAGTTTATACTGGCACTTCATTGATGTTGTGTGGGTATTCATCTTTACCGTCGTTTATCTTATGGGAAAGGTGGGCTAA
- a CDS encoding COX15/CtaA family protein — MMKLLKFLSVLSSLGMLFVLIGGALVTKTESGMGCGRSWPLCHGQLIPSNITPELIIELSHRVVSGGVGFLVLLMAIIAWRKIGHKRETKLLAILSVFFLVLQGLIGAAAVVFGQNDFTLAAHFGISLISFASILLLTLLVFEVDLKFDAKSLKIDSGLRKHFYGITLYTLAVTYTGALVRHTEAQFACGSFPFCSNYAPGDWNFSFIQTVQMGHRLAAGVLVIWVIYLLFRITKSYRHSQLMFGGWVVATTLIFLQGLTGAMTVMTLSELLFPLFHALIISIFFGLLTYFVLLSNRSAKYEKEMLQSSEAKQQQA, encoded by the coding sequence ATGATGAAATTATTAAAATTCCTTTCAGTCCTGTCTTCACTTGGGATGTTATTTGTGCTCATTGGTGGAGCGCTTGTAACGAAGACAGAATCCGGAATGGGTTGTGGACGTAGCTGGCCGCTATGCCACGGGCAACTCATCCCGTCAAATATTACCCCAGAGTTAATTATCGAACTGAGTCACCGTGTAGTATCAGGTGGCGTTGGATTCTTAGTTCTATTAATGGCTATTATCGCTTGGAGAAAGATTGGACATAAACGAGAAACGAAGCTTCTTGCCATCCTTTCCGTATTCTTCCTCGTTCTTCAAGGGCTTATCGGGGCAGCAGCCGTTGTCTTCGGCCAGAACGACTTTACACTTGCTGCTCACTTTGGTATTTCGCTTATTTCATTTGCATCAATCCTACTTCTAACATTGCTTGTATTTGAAGTTGATCTTAAATTTGACGCGAAGTCCTTAAAGATTGATAGCGGTTTACGTAAACATTTTTATGGGATTACCTTGTATACATTAGCGGTAACCTATACAGGGGCACTCGTTCGCCACACAGAAGCACAGTTCGCTTGCGGTAGTTTCCCGTTTTGTAGCAACTATGCACCTGGTGATTGGAACTTTTCCTTTATCCAAACTGTGCAAATGGGTCACAGATTAGCAGCAGGTGTTCTTGTCATTTGGGTTATTTACCTACTCTTCCGTATTACGAAGAGTTACCGTCATAGTCAGCTTATGTTCGGCGGATGGGTCGTAGCTACGACGCTTATTTTCTTGCAGGGACTAACAGGTGCGATGACCGTTATGACGCTGTCTGAACTGCTATTCCCGTTATTCCATGCATTGATTATTTCCATCTTCTTTGGACTGTTAACGTACTTTGTACTCCTTTCAAATCGAAGTGCAAAATACGAAAAGGAAATGCTACAATCTTCAGAAGCGAAACAACAACAAGCATAG
- the ctaF gene encoding cytochrome c oxidase subunit IVB has translation MADNIENNPTNLDFYKKKNKEEMKYQVVTFALMIFFTLVAFSMVAFGDFGTQFVIPVILLLAGVQVAFQLYYFMHMSHKGHGMPALMLWSGVFVAVLTIAAMVTIVWW, from the coding sequence TTGGCAGACAATATCGAGAACAATCCGACCAACTTAGACTTCTATAAGAAGAAGAATAAAGAAGAGATGAAGTACCAAGTTGTAACGTTCGCTTTGATGATTTTCTTTACACTAGTCGCTTTCTCTATGGTAGCCTTTGGAGATTTCGGTACACAGTTCGTCATCCCAGTAATCTTGTTGCTTGCTGGAGTACAAGTAGCGTTTCAGCTCTATTACTTTATGCACATGAGTCATAAAGGACATGGTATGCCAGCGTTGATGTTATGGTCAGGAGTTTTCGTAGCGGTATTAACGATTGCTGCGATGGTGACCATTGTATGGTGGTAA